The Pseudomonas rhizosphaerae genomic sequence AGAACACGATTTATTGGAATGGGTGCGCAAAATGCTGTAACGATACAGCGGGCAATATTATAGGGAGTGCGCGGGAGCGGACCAAATTGATAATTGCAATGGAACTCCGTGCCGACGAACCTTTCGCGGCAGGTATCCTCTCACTTTATATCGGCTGTGCATGGGCACATCGATGTGCACGACTTTGACAAGGAACTGTGTATGACCGTCGCCTTCTGGTGTGTCCTGATCGCTTTGATATTGCCCTATGGCTGCGCGTATATCGCCAAGTTCACGGGCGGCAAGTTCAGCCTGAAGCAAAACCATGATCCCCGCACGTACCTCGATGCCCTGGAAGGCTTGCCCAAGCGCGCCCACGCCGCCCAGCTGAACAGTTTCGAGATTCTTCCAGGCTTTATCGCGGCCGTGGTGATTTCCGATATCGTCGGCAATGCGCAGCAAGTGACCCTGGACGTATTGGCGGTGGTGTTCATCACTTCGCGCCTGCTGTACATCATCTGCTATCTGGCTGACTGGGCAACGTTGCGTTCGCTGGTGTGGTTCGCCGGGTTTGCGATCATCGTCAGTTACTTCTTCGTCTCGATGTAATCGGAACTGCGCTTGGAGGGCGACGCGTCACTGATGGACGCGTCGCCGCACAATCGTTATTTGTCCAGTTCATCCATGGCTTCTTGCAGTTCCTTGCGCGCTTCGGCGAGCTTGTCCTTGCGCTTGTTGATCTTCTCCGAATCGCCTTTCTTCATGGCCTTGTCCAGATCGCTCTGGCGCTTGCTGACTTCGCGTTTGGCATCCAGCACCTTGCCTTCACG encodes the following:
- a CDS encoding MAPEG family protein — protein: MTVAFWCVLIALILPYGCAYIAKFTGGKFSLKQNHDPRTYLDALEGLPKRAHAAQLNSFEILPGFIAAVVISDIVGNAQQVTLDVLAVVFITSRLLYIICYLADWATLRSLVWFAGFAIIVSYFFVSM